AATTTGCAAAAGACTGGGAAGGTAAAGGATATGAGAAAGGTGACACTCATCCATTTTGGATGACTCTCCTTTCCAAAGTTTTTGGCGTTGCCGAGCCTGAAAAATACATTGTTTTTGAAAAGAGAATCAAAAATGAAAACACGAATTATATTGACTGTTATGTCCCGAAAACCCATGTCTTAATTGAACAAAAAAGTATAGAAGTAGATTTAACAAAACCTGAACTCCAATCGGATAAAACATATAAAACACCGTATCAGCAGGCTAAAAGCTATGCTGACACACTTGGATATGATGAAAGGGCACGCTGGATCGTTGTATGTAATTTTGCCGAATTTCATATTTACGATATGTCAAAATCCGGTAAAATTACCCCGGAGATATTGTACTTAAAGGATTTTCCCAAAGAATTTCACCGTCTGCAGTTCCTCGTTGATGAAAGTGCCGTTCACATTTCAAAAGAGATTGAGGTATCCTTCCGGGCGGGGGAGTTGGTCGGGTCAGTTCCATGATTATCTAAAGCAGTTTCAGGTTAAGGATGCACGCCGAGCCATTATTGATTTGTTTAAGGTATTGGACCAAAAGGAAACTGATAGAGACCCTTATCTTGATGAATCTCTTGCAGGTTTCCCATATGTAAATGGCGGATTGTTTTCGGATGAAGATATTGAAATCCCGCTGTTTACCGATAAAATCTATACATTGTTACTTAAGGATGCGAGTGCCGGATTTGATTGATCTGAGATCAGCCCGACGATTTTCGGTGCTTTATTTGAAAGTACGTTGAATCGTGAAACCCGCCGCAGTCACGGGATGCATTACACATCCATTGAGAATATCCATAAAGTCATCGACCCATTGTTCCTGAACGGAATAAAGGAAGAGTTTGAACGGATAAAGAATGTATCCAATCCTAAAGAGAGAAATAATCAGTTGGATATTTTCCAAAGAAAAATATCTAAATTAAAATTTTTTGACCCTGCATGCGGTTCTGGAAATTTCCTGACAGAAACATATCTTTCGTTACGTAAAATCGAGAATGAGATCATAAAACAGAAATTCAAAGGTCAGATGGTTTTTGATGTTGACGGGGTTATTCAGATTTCTATCGGTCAGTTTTATGGTATTGAGTTGAATGATTATGCGGTGACGGTGGCAAAAACGGCTCTTTGGATCGCTGAAAGTCAGATGATGAAGGAGACGGAGAAAATTGTAGCAACTGATTTGAATTTCCTGCCGTTGAAGTCGTAT
The sequence above is a segment of the uncultured Methanocorpusculum sp. genome. Coding sequences within it:
- a CDS encoding type IIL restriction-modification enzyme MmeI, which produces MKVPFTFQKRLRYPSGRGSWSGQFHDYLKQFQVKDARRAIIDLFKVLDQKETDRDPYLDESLAGFPYVNGGLFSDEDIEIPLFTDKIYTLLLKDASAGFD
- a CDS encoding type IIL restriction-modification enzyme MmeI yields the protein MADTKQRIVAEKFAKDWEGKGYEKGDTHPFWMTLLSKVFGVAEPEKYIVFEKRIKNENTNYIDCYVPKTHVLIEQKSIEVDLTKPELQSDKTYKTPYQQAKSYADTLGYDERARWIVVCNFAEFHIYDMSKSGKITPEILYLKDFPKEFHRLQFLVDESAVHISKEIEVSFRAGELVGSVP